In the Apteryx mantelli isolate bAptMan1 chromosome 1, bAptMan1.hap1, whole genome shotgun sequence genome, one interval contains:
- the LOC106482758 gene encoding olfactory receptor 51G2-like, producing the protein MSPGNSSDALAFLLVGIPGLADLHRWVFIPFCLMYLIAVLGNCTILLVVRTYQRLHEPMYYFLSMLATTDLGLTLSTLPTVPHVFWFNTMEISFPVCLTQMFCIHAFSFMESSVLLAMAFDRYVAICYPLRYSSILTPTRIAKVGLGIICRCTLTLFPLICLLTRLSFCRSHVLTHSYCLHQDMIRLACTDTTLNSLYGLTLVLLIVILDPVLITVSYIMIIKTVLGIASREEQAKALNTCISHFSAVLIFYVPMVGLSIIHRYGKNAAPISHVLMANIYLFIPPVLNPIIYSMQTKHIRKGIVELLCQRLAWPGQGQQPQRH; encoded by the coding sequence ATGTCCCCAGGGAACAGCAGTGATGCCCTGGCCTTCCTGCTGGTAGGCATTCCTGGGCTGGCTGATCTCCACCGCTGGGTTTTCATCCCTTTCTGTCTGATGTATCTCATTGCAGTGCTGGGAAACTGCACCATCCTTCTGGTTGTAAGAACATATCAAAGGCTCCATGAGCCCATGTACTATTTCCTTTCTATGCTGGCCACCACAGACCTGGGTCTGACCCTGTCCACCCTGCCCACGGTGCCGCATGTGTTCTGGTTCAATACCATGGAGATCAGCTTCCCGGTCTGCCTCACCCAGATGTTCTGCATTCATGCCTTCTCCTTCATGGAGTCCTCAGTGCTTctggccatggcctttgatcgctacgtggccatctgctaCCCACTGAGATATTCCTCCATCCTTACCCCTACAAGGATTGCAAAGGTTGGACTGGGGATCATCTGCCGATGCACTCTGACACTGTTCCCGTTAATCTGCCTTCTTACACGGCTGTCATTCTGCAGGTCCCATGTGCTTACTCACTCCTATTGCCTGCATCAGGATATGATACGGCTGGCATGCACAGACACCACACTGAACAGCCTTTATGGCTTAACTCTAGTGCTGCTGATAGTGATCCTAGACCCAGTGCTTATCACCGTGTCCTACATCATGATCATTAAGACCGTGCTGGGCATTGCCTCCAGAGAGGAACAGGCCAAAGCCCTGAACACTTGCATATCTCACTTCTCTGCTGTCCTGATTTTCTATGTCCCCATGGTTGGCCTGTCCATTATACACCGGTATGGGAAGAATGCTGCACCCATTAGCCATGTTCTCATGGCCAACATTTACCTTTTCATCCCACCCGTCTTGAACCCCATCATCTACAGTATGCAAACCAAGCACATCCGCAAAGGCATTGTTGAGCTTCTGTGTCAAaggctggcctggcctggccaaGGCCAGCAGCCCCAGAGGCATTAG
- the LOC136991082 gene encoding olfactory receptor 51I2-like, with protein sequence MSNTSFLRPSTFLLTGIPGMAGGNMWIAIPFCSMYVISIVGNSTVLLVIKADHSLHKPMYFFLSMLAVAELGVSLSTLPTVLSVLLFDSREIGLDACLAQMFFIHCFSIMDSGVLWAMAFDRFVAIYNPLQYASVLTTPRIGLIGLGLTVRSVVLLIPLPILLRRLPFCRSHVLAHAFCLHPNLIQLPCADVQVNSIYGLFVVLSTFGLDSVSIVLSYVMIIKTVLSIASKEERLKALNTCVSHICAVLIYYIPMIGVSMVSRFGKHVSPLIHVLMANIYLLVPPVLNPIIYSVKTKQIRRGICKLLTSKWH encoded by the coding sequence ATGAGCAACACCAGCTTCCTTAGACCTTCTACGTTCCTTCTAACAGGAATCCCAGGAATGGCAGGCGGCAACATGTGGATTGCTATCCCTTTCTGCTCCATGTACGTTATTTCCATCGTAGGAAATAGCACGGTCCTCTTGGTCATCAAGGCAGACCACAGCCTGCACAagcccatgtacttcttcctgtcCATGCTGGCTGTGGCAGAGCTTGGTGTGTCTCTGTCGACGCTCCCCACGGTGCTGAGCGTGCTGCTCTTTGATTCACGGGAGATCGGCTTGGACGCCTGCCTCGCTCAGATGTTCTTCATTCACTGCTTCTCCATCATGGACTCAGGAGTGCTGTGGGCCATGGCCTTTGACCGCTTCGTGGCCATCTACAATCCCCTGCAATATGCATCTGTCCTGACCACCCCACGGATAGGCCTCATTGGTCTGGGGCTCACGGTGAGGAGTGTTGTCCTCTTGATCCCCTTGCCAATACTTCTGAGGAGGCTGCCGTTCTGCAGATCCCATGTGCTGGCTCACGCCTTCTGCCTGCACCCCAACTTAATCCAGCTGCCATGTGCAGATGTCCAGGTGAACAGCATATACGGCTTATTTGTCGTGCTGTCTACATTTGGGCTAGACTCAGTGTCTATTGTCCTCTCTTATGTCATGATCATTAAGACCGTGCTGAGTATTGCATCCAAGGAAGAGCGCCTCAAGGCCCTGAACACCTGCGTCTCTCATATCTGTGCTGTCCTGATTTATTACATCCCCATGATTGGCGTATCCATGGTGTCCAGATTTGGGAAACATGTGTCTCCTCTGATTCATGTCCTCATGGCCAATATCTACCTTCTTGTGCCGCCTGTGCTAAACCCCATCATTTACAGTGTAAAAACCAAACAGATCCGCAGAGGCATATGCAAACTCCTAACTTCCAAATGGCACTGA
- the LOC136991083 gene encoding olfactory receptor 51I2-like gives MSNTSFLRPSTFLLTGIPGMAGGNMWIAIPFCSMYVISIVGNSTVLLVIKADHSLHKPMYFFLSMLAVAELGVSLSTLPTVLSVLLFDSREIGLDACLAQMFFIHCFSIMDSGVLWAMAFDRFVAIYNPLQYASVLTTPRIGLIGLGLTVRSVVLLIPLPILLRRLPFCRSHVLAHAFCLHPNLIQLPCADIKVNNTYGLFVVLSTFGLDSVSIVLSYVMIIKTVLSIASKEERLKALNTCVSHICAVLIYYIPMIGVSMVHRFGKHASPLTHVLMANIYLLVPPVLNPIIYSVKTKQIRRGICKLLTSKWH, from the coding sequence ATGAGCAACACCAGCTTCCTTAGACCTTCTACGTTCCTTCTAACAGGAATCCCAGGAATGGCAGGCGGCAACATGTGGATTGCTATCCCTTTCTGCTCCATGTACGTTATTTCCATCGTAGGAAATAGCACGGTCCTCTTGGTCATCAAGGCAGACCACAGCCTGCACAagcccatgtacttcttcctgtcCATGCTGGCTGTGGCAGAGCTTGGTGTGTCTCTGTCGACGCTCCCCACGGTGCTGAGCGTGCTGCTCTTTGATTCACGGGAGATCGGCTTGGATGCCTGCCTCGCTCAGATGTTCTTCATTCACTGCTTCTCCATCATGGACTCAGGAGTGCTGTGGGCCATGGCCTTTGACCGCTTCGTGGCCATCTACAATCCCCTGCAATATGCATCTGTCCTGACCACCCCACGGATAGGCCTCATTGGTCTGGGGCTCACGGTGAGGAGTGTTGTCCTCTTGATCCCCTTGCCAATACTTCTGAGGAGGCTGCCGTTCTGCAGATCCCATGTGCTGGCTCACGCCTTCTGCCTGCACCCCAACTTAATCCAGCTGCCATGTGCAGATATCAAGGTGAACAACACGTACGGCCTATTTGTCGTGCTGTCTACATTTGGGCTAGACTCAGTGTCTATTGTCCTCTCTTATGTCATGATCATTAAGACCGTGCTGAGTATTGCATCCAAGGAAGAGCGCCTCAAGGCCCTGAACACCTGTGTCTCTCATATCTGTGCTGTCCTGATTTATTACATCCCCATGATTGGCGTATCCATGGTGCACAGATTTGGGAAACATGCGTCTCCTCTGACTCATGTCCTCATGGCCAATATCTACCTTCTTGTGCCGCCTGTGCTAAACCCCATCATTTACAGTGTAAAAACCAAACAGATCCGCAGAGGCATATGCAAACTCCTAACTTCCAAATGGCACTGA